One window of the Glycocaulis alkaliphilus genome contains the following:
- a CDS encoding sensor histidine kinase has translation MSDAPLSTPGSDGRFVLPSFARTTAFRLTLLSAALFAVSSFVILALVYAATVTAGVRRADNAIAQESIAIEARFRAEGAAAANRYIVQRSVAGGEFLYLLNQPSGRRLSGNISNLPAIAPDDQGRVRFTYERAPLGGQTAAEPSRAARGLISELEGGYTLFVGLDVEDEARFVTYILNAVLIASGLAVAMGIVSGAVVSRRFSRRLDDINAAAREVMAGRLQSRAPRNFSGDELDDLASNFNDMLDRVERLMQRMRSAGDSIAHDLRLPLTRMRGRLEAALVTEGDLADREAALAQAISDADELLKTFNAVMSLSRLQTGERRRAFETLDPAEIIADVAELYEPVCEETGHDFAMDAAAGLSILGDRELVAQAIANLVDNAIKYTPEGGAIMLRLRATSSGAVEISVTDTGPGIPPEERPRVLERFVRLEASRNLPGVGLGLSLVQAIAEVHGAELKLDDGPGGLDGAGPGLRIALLFPTHRA, from the coding sequence GTGAGCGACGCGCCGTTGTCCACTCCGGGCTCGGATGGCAGGTTCGTCCTGCCATCCTTTGCCCGTACTACGGCCTTCCGGCTAACCCTGCTGTCGGCGGCGCTGTTTGCGGTTTCCAGCTTCGTCATTCTGGCGCTGGTTTATGCCGCGACTGTTACCGCGGGCGTGCGCCGCGCCGATAATGCGATTGCGCAGGAAAGCATCGCCATCGAGGCGCGCTTCCGGGCTGAAGGGGCCGCTGCGGCCAACCGCTATATCGTCCAGCGTTCGGTGGCTGGCGGGGAATTTCTTTATCTCCTCAACCAGCCATCCGGGCGGCGGCTGTCGGGCAATATCTCCAACCTTCCGGCCATCGCGCCGGACGATCAGGGGCGTGTGCGTTTCACCTATGAGCGTGCGCCGCTTGGCGGGCAGACGGCGGCAGAGCCCAGCCGGGCGGCGCGCGGCCTGATCAGCGAGCTGGAAGGCGGATACACGCTTTTCGTCGGCCTTGATGTCGAGGACGAGGCGCGCTTCGTCACCTATATCCTCAACGCTGTGCTGATCGCGTCGGGCCTCGCTGTGGCGATGGGCATTGTGTCGGGCGCGGTGGTCAGCCGGCGCTTTTCGCGCCGTCTCGATGACATCAATGCAGCGGCCCGTGAAGTGATGGCCGGACGGCTGCAGAGCCGTGCGCCGCGCAACTTCTCCGGTGACGAGCTTGATGACCTCGCTTCCAACTTCAACGACATGCTGGACCGCGTGGAGCGCCTCATGCAGCGCATGCGCTCGGCGGGCGATTCCATCGCGCATGATCTGCGCCTGCCGCTGACGCGCATGCGCGGGCGGCTGGAAGCGGCGCTCGTGACCGAAGGCGATCTGGCCGACCGTGAGGCCGCGCTGGCGCAGGCGATCTCGGATGCTGACGAGCTATTGAAGACCTTCAATGCCGTGATGTCGCTCTCCCGGCTTCAGACCGGCGAGCGCCGCCGTGCGTTTGAAACGCTCGATCCGGCAGAGATCATTGCCGACGTGGCCGAGCTGTACGAGCCGGTATGCGAGGAAACCGGCCATGATTTCGCGATGGATGCTGCTGCTGGCCTTTCCATACTGGGCGACCGCGAACTGGTAGCGCAGGCGATTGCCAACCTTGTGGACAACGCCATCAAGTACACGCCCGAGGGCGGCGCCATCATGTTGCGCCTGCGGGCGACATCCAGCGGCGCGGTGGAGATTTCGGTGACCGATACCGGCCCCGGCATCCCGCCAGAGGAACGCCCCCGCGTGCTGGAGCGGTTCGTGCGTCTGGAAGCCAGCCGCAACCTGCCCGGTGTGGGACTCGGCCTGTCACTGGTTCAGGCCATTGCGGAGGTACACGGCGCCGAGCTGAAACTCGATGACGGCCCCGGCGGGCTGGACGGTGCCGGGCCGGGCCTGCGCATCGCATTGCTGTTTCCCACTCATCGCGCGTGA
- a CDS encoding response regulator transcription factor, with protein sequence MRVLIMEDDKQVAAFMCRGLREAGHVCDAAHDGEEGLDMARDGQYDVLVVDRMMPRRDGLSVIETLRAEGMATPILILSALGEVDDRVDGLKSGADDYLVKPYAFAELLARVEVLARRRDPGSVQTQLAVGDLEMDLLARTVKRGGEDVLLQPREFRLLEFLMRHAGQVVTRTMLLEKVWDYHFDPQTNVIDVHISRLRSKIDKPFGSTMLHTVRGAGYRLQA encoded by the coding sequence GTAGCGGCCTTCATGTGCCGGGGCCTGCGCGAGGCGGGGCATGTCTGCGACGCAGCCCATGACGGCGAGGAGGGCCTGGATATGGCCCGTGACGGCCAGTATGACGTGCTGGTCGTTGACCGGATGATGCCCCGGCGTGACGGGCTGTCCGTGATCGAGACGCTGCGCGCCGAAGGCATGGCAACCCCGATCCTCATTCTCTCCGCTCTGGGCGAGGTGGATGACCGGGTGGACGGGCTTAAATCCGGCGCTGACGATTATCTGGTCAAGCCCTACGCTTTTGCCGAGCTTCTGGCTCGCGTCGAGGTTCTCGCCCGGCGCCGAGATCCGGGCTCGGTCCAGACCCAGCTTGCCGTGGGTGATCTGGAGATGGATCTCCTGGCGCGTACGGTTAAGCGCGGCGGGGAGGATGTGCTCCTGCAGCCGCGCGAATTCCGCCTGCTGGAGTTTCTCATGCGTCATGCCGGACAGGTGGTGACGCGCACCATGCTGCTGGAAAAGGTCTGGGACTATCACTTTGACCCCCAGACCAATGTCATCGATGTCCACATTTCCCGGCTCCGCTCCAAGATCGACAAGCCGTTCGGGTCGACCATGCTGCACACCGTTCGCGGTGCCGGTTACCGGCTGCAGGCGTGA